The Streptococcus sp. VT 162 genome has a window encoding:
- a CDS encoding damage-inducible protein CinA, whose protein sequence is MNVYGKIDEKQEESHYQDWSVPEKREGAPIPFFSILLWSLVTTAISVALPFIFGVVSPQQSQDLYTGWALHQNGQMYTDYFGTEGLLYYVLTYLFQGSVLIALVEWLTLFGAGVFLFKAADTLVGQEKEAKRVVFILYLLVAGLAFGGGYALLLALPFLFYSLSIVTNYLAFPKDDKGFVRVGMSLALAFFLAPIPTALFAAVLALGIIGFNLGKGHFVHGLYQFFASALGFSLLFYPLGYYTVWTGSFGDAISQTLYPVNTLSLFSNSHLLENAAFYGLLAIGLGSLGLLFAGLFQSKPAKQYVLSIAASLGFLVSLGILILSKEPINATRLVVLIPFLVLLLLTGIKEDVSDGGSRSRRRREKQTSFLKGNFYLPLIALAYLIVLPIVSRYLSHPATYKERDRLASVVKQQTSSEDRVYAWDDRPDFYRASERLAPTSLLTPTLYTASDENKTKLMNDLKENQPKMIVVNQKVALWSDVESWLSEKYELVQTDTSEFKLYKSK, encoded by the coding sequence ATGAACGTATACGGGAAAATAGATGAGAAACAAGAAGAATCTCATTACCAAGACTGGTCAGTGCCAGAGAAACGAGAAGGAGCTCCCATTCCCTTTTTTAGTATTTTACTTTGGAGTTTGGTGACTACAGCCATTTCGGTTGCCCTGCCTTTTATTTTTGGTGTAGTCAGTCCACAACAAAGTCAGGATCTTTATACCGGTTGGGCTTTGCATCAAAATGGCCAAATGTATACAGATTACTTTGGGACGGAGGGATTGCTCTATTATGTGCTAACCTACCTTTTTCAAGGCAGTGTTTTGATTGCTTTGGTTGAGTGGTTGACCTTGTTTGGAGCAGGTGTTTTTCTTTTTAAGGCTGCGGATACTCTTGTCGGCCAAGAAAAGGAAGCGAAGCGAGTTGTCTTTATTTTATACTTGCTTGTAGCTGGCCTCGCTTTTGGTGGCGGTTATGCTCTCTTGCTAGCCCTACCTTTCCTATTTTATTCATTGAGTATCGTTACAAATTATCTAGCTTTTCCAAAGGATGACAAAGGATTTGTACGAGTGGGTATGAGCCTTGCTCTCGCTTTCTTCCTTGCGCCAATCCCAACAGCCTTGTTTGCGGCTGTACTGGCCTTGGGCATCATCGGCTTTAATCTAGGCAAAGGTCACTTTGTTCATGGTCTATATCAGTTCTTTGCGTCAGCCCTAGGATTTTCACTCTTATTCTATCCTTTAGGCTACTATACAGTGTGGACAGGTAGTTTTGGGGATGCCATTAGCCAGACCTTGTATCCGGTAAATACTCTTAGCCTCTTTTCAAATTCGCATTTGCTTGAAAATGCAGCCTTCTATGGCTTGCTTGCTATTGGATTAGGTTCCCTTGGCTTGCTCTTTGCAGGCTTGTTCCAGTCAAAACCAGCCAAGCAATATGTCTTATCGATTGCTGCTAGCTTGGGATTCTTGGTTTCTTTGGGAATCTTGATTCTCTCCAAAGAACCTATCAACGCTACTCGTCTTGTGGTGCTAATTCCTTTCTTGGTCTTGCTCCTTCTGACAGGAATCAAGGAAGATGTTTCAGATGGAGGGAGTCGTAGTAGAAGAAGACGTGAGAAACAAACTTCTTTCCTTAAAGGAAATTTCTATCTACCACTGATTGCCCTTGCCTATCTCATTGTTCTTCCTATCGTGAGTCGCTACCTTTCGCACCCAGCGACTTATAAGGAGAGAGACCGTCTTGCTAGCGTGGTCAAACAACAAACGAGTTCTGAGGATCGTGTCTATGCTTGGGATGATCGTCCTGATTTCTACCGTGCAAGTGAACGTTTGGCGCCGACTTCTCTATTAACTCCAACACTTTATACTGCAAGCGATGAAAATAAAACCAAACTGATGAATGACCTGAAAGAGAATCAACCGAAGATGATTGTGGTCAATCAAAAAGTTGCCTTGTGGTCAGATGTAGAGAGCTGGCTCAGTGAAAAATATGAGCTTGTTCAGACAGATACTAGCGAGTTCAAACTTTATAAATC
- a CDS encoding Holliday junction resolvase: MRIMGLDVGSKTVGVAISDPLGFTAQGLEIIQINEDQGQFGFDRIKELVDSYKVERFVVGLPKNMNNTSGPRVEASQAYGAKLEELFGLPVDYQDERLTTVAAERMLIEQADISRNKRKKVIDKLAAQLILQNYLDRKF, encoded by the coding sequence ATGAGAATTATGGGATTGGACGTCGGTTCAAAAACAGTGGGTGTTGCCATTAGCGACCCACTAGGCTTCACTGCTCAAGGACTTGAAATCATCCAGATTAATGAGGATCAGGGCCAGTTTGGTTTTGACCGTATCAAGGAATTGGTTGACAGCTATAAGGTAGAACGCTTTGTAGTTGGTCTGCCTAAAAACATGAACAATACTAGCGGTCCGCGAGTAGAAGCCAGTCAAGCCTATGGTGCCAAGCTAGAAGAACTCTTTGGTTTGCCAGTAGACTATCAGGATGAGCGTTTGACAACGGTCGCTGCGGAGCGTATGTTGATTGAACAAGCAGATATCAGCCGTAACAAACGCAAGAAAGTTATTGATAAGTTGGCTGCTCAGCTGATTTTGCAGAATTATTTAGATAGAAAATTTTAA
- a CDS encoding ArsR family transcriptional regulator: MIKIYTVSSCTSCKKAKTWLNAHQLSYKEQNLGKEGITREELLDILTKTDNGIASIVSSKNRYAKALGVDIEDLSVNEVLNLIMETPRILKSPILVDKKRLQVGYKEDDIRAFLPRSVRNVENAEARLRAAL, translated from the coding sequence ATGATCAAAATTTATACAGTCTCAAGTTGTACTAGCTGTAAAAAAGCGAAAACCTGGCTCAATGCCCACCAGTTAAGTTATAAAGAACAAAATCTCGGTAAAGAAGGAATTACAAGAGAAGAGTTATTAGATATTCTCACGAAAACAGATAATGGGATTGCCAGTATTGTTTCGTCAAAAAACCGCTACGCTAAGGCACTTGGAGTTGACATCGAGGATTTGAGTGTCAATGAAGTGCTCAACTTAATCATGGAAACACCACGGATCTTAAAGAGTCCGATTCTCGTTGATAAGAAGCGCCTGCAAGTCGGCTATAAAGAAGATGATATCCGTGCCTTCTTGCCACGCTCTGTCCGTAATGTAGAAAATGCAGAAGCACGTCTACGTGCAGCTCTATAA
- a CDS encoding cardiolipin synthetase, translating to MTARKMQLLMSKYGFSITIMLAELFIIFGLFLYLGQMAPIVWIILVILVSLATIVSIVNRSMNPESKVTWLLVAFVPVFGPLLYIMFGERRLSKKELKQLKQLQSMVDREDNSRALRLELKEQDKSAYGVIKSLLSMDTNADVYDRTDTRFFASGESMWQQMLEDLKKAEKFIFLEYYIIEEGLMWNSILEILEEKAAQGVEVKLLYDDIGCMATLPGDYTIQLRSRGIEAHKFNKVIPRLTVAYNNRDHRKIMIIDGQIAYTGGVNLADEYINHIERFGYWKDSGIRLDGPAVKAFTRLFLSAWYINRGEISDFDQYHLENQPKDGMGLCIPYSSGPKPIYRAQVGKTVYQNLINQATDYVYITTPYLIADYDLTESIKNAALRGVDVRIVTPCIPDKKVIQLVTRGAYPDLLSAGVRIYEYSPGFLHSKQMLVDGEAATVGTINFDYRSLLHHYENAVLLYRTQSIIDIERDFEEIFKVSQEIYPHTIKTSWYQSLIKEIVQLFAPML from the coding sequence ATGACAGCTAGAAAAATGCAGCTACTCATGTCCAAGTATGGTTTTAGTATTACCATCATGTTGGCGGAGTTGTTTATCATCTTTGGTTTATTTCTCTATCTAGGGCAGATGGCTCCAATTGTCTGGATTATCCTAGTCATTTTAGTGAGCTTAGCGACTATTGTATCGATTGTTAATCGATCTATGAATCCTGAGAGTAAGGTAACATGGTTGTTAGTAGCCTTTGTGCCAGTGTTTGGTCCCTTACTCTATATCATGTTTGGAGAACGCCGTTTATCTAAAAAGGAATTGAAGCAGCTAAAGCAGCTCCAATCAATGGTTGATAGAGAGGACAATAGCAGAGCTCTCCGTTTGGAGTTAAAAGAGCAAGACAAGTCGGCTTATGGCGTTATCAAATCTCTCCTCAGCATGGACACGAATGCCGATGTCTATGATCGAACGGATACACGATTTTTTGCATCTGGTGAAAGTATGTGGCAGCAGATGCTAGAGGATCTCAAGAAAGCTGAGAAGTTTATCTTTCTCGAATACTATATCATCGAAGAAGGTTTGATGTGGAATAGTATTTTGGAGATTTTGGAAGAAAAGGCCGCTCAAGGTGTAGAAGTGAAGCTCCTCTATGATGATATTGGTTGTATGGCAACCTTGCCTGGAGATTACACCATCCAGCTTCGTAGCCGAGGGATTGAAGCTCATAAGTTTAACAAGGTGATTCCGCGCTTGACTGTTGCCTATAACAACCGTGACCACCGTAAAATCATGATCATCGATGGGCAGATTGCCTATACAGGTGGTGTCAATCTAGCAGACGAGTATATCAACCATATCGAACGCTTTGGTTACTGGAAGGATAGTGGTATTCGGCTGGATGGTCCAGCAGTAAAGGCTTTTACCAGACTCTTTTTATCTGCCTGGTATATCAACCGTGGAGAGATTAGTGACTTTGACCAATACCATCTCGAAAATCAACCAAAAGATGGGATGGGGCTTTGTATTCCCTATAGTAGTGGACCAAAACCCATCTACCGAGCCCAGGTTGGAAAAACGGTCTACCAAAATCTTATCAATCAAGCTACAGATTACGTCTACATCACGACTCCCTATCTGATTGCTGACTACGATCTAACTGAAAGTATCAAAAATGCCGCTCTGAGAGGGGTAGATGTGCGAATTGTGACGCCGTGTATCCCAGATAAGAAGGTTATTCAGTTAGTTACTCGAGGAGCCTATCCAGATTTGCTATCTGCTGGGGTTCGTATTTATGAGTACAGTCCGGGATTCCTTCATAGCAAGCAAATGCTTGTCGATGGAGAGGCAGCTACTGTGGGGACCATCAATTTTGACTATCGTAGCTTGCTCCACCACTATGAAAATGCCGTCTTACTTTATAGAACGCAGTCCATCATCGATATTGAAAGGGACTTCGAAGAGATTTTTAAAGTTTCTCAAGAAATTTATCCCCACACCATCAAAACAAGCTGGTATCAAAGCCTCATCAAGGAAATTGTCCAGTTGTTTGCACCTATGCTCTAA
- a CDS encoding transcriptional regulator, whose translation MKKLLIASFALLFLLAGCGQKKETPAASTTASEPLQSNLPVLDNAEKNTVVTKTLLMPKSENGTQQIQTITYKGNQFLTLTIQQKRPVGDELKTFISENGLEETQKALLEAEEKDETIQEARKLAGFTLETKLLSETEIQTTTTYDFQVLDVKKASQLEYLKNIGLENLLKNEPSQYIADRVANGATEQ comes from the coding sequence ATGAAAAAGTTACTAATTGCTAGTTTTGCTCTCCTCTTTTTGCTTGCGGGATGTGGGCAAAAAAAGGAAACTCCTGCTGCTTCCACAACAGCATCTGAACCTCTCCAATCCAACCTTCCCGTTTTGGACAATGCCGAAAAGAATACAGTTGTCACCAAGACCCTGTTGATGCCGAAGTCAGAAAATGGAACGCAACAGATTCAAACCATTACCTATAAAGGCAATCAGTTTTTGACCTTGACCATCCAGCAAAAACGACCTGTCGGGGATGAACTCAAGACTTTTATCTCTGAAAATGGCCTAGAGGAAACGCAAAAAGCGCTTCTAGAAGCTGAAGAGAAGGATGAGACCATCCAAGAGGCGCGCAAACTGGCAGGATTTACACTGGAAACCAAGCTACTCAGCGAGACAGAAATCCAGACCACAACGACTTATGATTTTCAAGTTTTGGATGTCAAAAAGGCATCTCAACTAGAATATTTAAAAAATATTGGTCTTGAAAATCTCTTAAAAAACGAACCTAGCCAATATATTGCAGATAGAGTGGCAAATGGAGCAACAGAACAATAG
- a CDS encoding dihydrofolate synthase, producing the protein MFEVEEWLHSRIGLNFRSGLGRMQRAVDLLGNPERTYPIIHVTGTNGKGSTIAFMRELFVAHGKKVGTFTSPHIISIHDRICINGQPIAEEDFVRIANQVKEMEKTLLQTHDQLSFFELLTLIALLYFKEQGVDLVLLEVGIGGLLDTTNVVTGEIAVITSIGLDHQETLGDSLGEIAEQKAGIFKAGKQAVIAKLAPEAKLVCQNTARELGVDLYQAGRDFILKAGDFSSSLASFSQLEISLEGVYQQENAALALQSFLLFMVSRGEGVEEELVRRALQETHWAGRLERIRPQIYLDGAHNLPALTRLVEFIQGKIQQGYQVRILFGALKRKDYQGMLGYLSKQLPQVKLKVTGFDYQGSLDEKDVAGYDLIPSYGDFIREFEDKANGQDLLFVTGSLYFISEVRGSLVGSDEIS; encoded by the coding sequence ATGTTTGAAGTAGAAGAATGGCTGCATAGTCGGATTGGTTTAAACTTTAGATCTGGACTTGGACGAATGCAGCGAGCAGTGGATTTGCTGGGGAATCCAGAGAGGACTTATCCTATTATCCACGTAACAGGGACTAACGGTAAAGGGTCAACTATTGCCTTCATGAGGGAGTTGTTTGTTGCTCATGGTAAAAAAGTTGGTACTTTTACCTCTCCTCATATCATCAGCATCCATGATCGAATCTGTATCAATGGACAGCCGATCGCGGAGGAAGACTTTGTTCGTATAGCTAACCAAGTCAAGGAGATGGAAAAGACGCTTTTGCAAACCCATGACCAGTTGTCCTTTTTTGAATTACTGACTCTGATTGCTTTGCTTTACTTTAAAGAGCAGGGAGTGGATCTAGTCCTGCTAGAAGTGGGGATTGGTGGTTTGCTTGACACCACTAATGTCGTAACAGGAGAGATTGCAGTTATTACTTCCATTGGGCTAGATCATCAGGAGACCTTGGGCGATAGTCTGGGGGAAATAGCCGAGCAGAAAGCTGGTATTTTCAAGGCTGGCAAGCAGGCGGTCATTGCTAAGCTCGCTCCAGAAGCTAAACTTGTCTGTCAAAATACAGCGAGAGAGTTAGGTGTGGATCTCTATCAAGCTGGGCGAGACTTCATCTTGAAAGCTGGAGATTTTTCAAGTAGCCTAGCTAGTTTTTCACAACTTGAAATCAGTTTGGAAGGTGTTTATCAGCAAGAAAATGCCGCCTTGGCTTTACAAAGCTTTCTTCTGTTTATGGTGTCAAGAGGTGAAGGGGTTGAAGAAGAGCTTGTCAGAAGGGCCTTGCAAGAGACACATTGGGCAGGGCGATTGGAACGGATTCGCCCGCAAATCTACCTAGATGGGGCTCACAATCTTCCAGCCTTGACTCGTCTGGTCGAGTTTATCCAGGGGAAAATCCAGCAAGGTTACCAGGTTCGCATCCTTTTTGGAGCACTTAAACGCAAGGATTATCAGGGGATGCTAGGCTATCTATCTAAGCAGTTGCCTCAGGTAAAACTTAAGGTAACAGGCTTTGACTACCAAGGCTCTCTGGATGAAAAGGATGTGGCGGGTTATGATTTGATTCCTTCCTATGGCGACTTTATCAGAGAATTTGAAGATAAGGCCAATGGCCAGGACTTGCTTTTCGTGACGGGATCCCTCTACTTTATCTCGGAAGTCCGAGGGAGTTTGGTAGGAAGCGACGAGATTAGTTGA